One genomic segment of Gorilla gorilla gorilla isolate KB3781 chromosome 23, NHGRI_mGorGor1-v2.1_pri, whole genome shotgun sequence includes these proteins:
- the SNU13 gene encoding NHP2-like protein 1 isoform X2 — protein MLLVQTEADVNPKAYPLADAHLTKKLLDLVQQSCNYKQLRKGANEATKTLNRGISEFIVMAADAEPLEIILHLPLLCEDKNVPYVFVRSKQALGRACGVSRPVIACSVTIKEGSQLKQQIQSIQQSIERLLV, from the exons ATGCTCTTGGTGCAG ACTGAGGCTGATGTGAATCCGAAGGCCTATCCCCTTGCCGATGCCCACCTCACCAAGAAGCTACTGGACCTCGTTCAGCAGTCATGTAACTATAAGCAGCTTCGGAAAGGAGCCAATGAGG CCACCAAAACCCTCAACAGGGGCATCTCTGAGTTCATCGTGATGGCTGCAGACGCCGAGCCACTGGAGATCATTCTGCACCTCCCGCTGCTGTGTGAAGACAAGAACGTGCCCTACGTGTTTGTGCGCTCCAAGCAGGCCCTGGGGAGAGCCTGTGGGGTCTCCAGGCCTGTCATCGCCTGTTCTGTCACCATCAAAGAAGGCTCGCAGCTGAAACAGCAGATCCAATCCATTCAGCAGTCCATTGAAAGGCTCTTAGTCTAA
- the LOC129529526 gene encoding protein LLP homolog yields MAKSLRSKWKRKMRAEKRKKNAPKEASRLKSILKLDGDVLMKDVQEIATVVVPKPKHCQEKMQCEVKDEKDDMKMETDIKRNKKTLLDQHGQYPIWMNQRQRKRLTAKREKRKGKSKAKAVKVAKGLAW; encoded by the coding sequence ATGGCTAAAAGCTTACGGAGTAAGTGGAAAAGAAAGATGCGtgctgaaaagagaaaaaagaatgcccCAAAGGAGGCCAGCAGGCTTAAAAGTATTCTCAAACTAGACGGTGATGTTTTAATGAAAGATGTTCAAGAGATAGCAACTGTGGTGGTACCCAAACCCAAACATTGCCAAGAGAAAATGCAATGTGaggtaaaagatgaaaaagatgacatgaaaatggagactgatattaagagaaacaaaaagactCTTCTAGACCAGCATGGACAGTACCCAATATGGAtgaaccaaaggcaaagaaaaaggcTGACGGCAAAGcgagagaaaagaaaggggaaaagcaaagcaaaagcaGTGAAAGTGGCAAAGGGTTTGGCCTGGTAG
- the SNU13 gene encoding NHP2-like protein 1 isoform X1 — MTEADVNPKAYPLADAHLTKKLLDLVQQSCNYKQLRKGANEATKTLNRGISEFIVMAADAEPLEIILHLPLLCEDKNVPYVFVRSKQALGRACGVSRPVIACSVTIKEGSQLKQQIQSIQQSIERLLV; from the exons ATG ACTGAGGCTGATGTGAATCCGAAGGCCTATCCCCTTGCCGATGCCCACCTCACCAAGAAGCTACTGGACCTCGTTCAGCAGTCATGTAACTATAAGCAGCTTCGGAAAGGAGCCAATGAGG CCACCAAAACCCTCAACAGGGGCATCTCTGAGTTCATCGTGATGGCTGCAGACGCCGAGCCACTGGAGATCATTCTGCACCTCCCGCTGCTGTGTGAAGACAAGAACGTGCCCTACGTGTTTGTGCGCTCCAAGCAGGCCCTGGGGAGAGCCTGTGGGGTCTCCAGGCCTGTCATCGCCTGTTCTGTCACCATCAAAGAAGGCTCGCAGCTGAAACAGCAGATCCAATCCATTCAGCAGTCCATTGAAAGGCTCTTAGTCTAA